In Prunus dulcis chromosome 2, ALMONDv2, whole genome shotgun sequence, a single genomic region encodes these proteins:
- the LOC117618758 gene encoding protein PNS1 isoform X2: MGAAEPVVERESEEVEVRGENGEKKEEGEERDVEKGEEVGFEYEEQAVAAESNTNDDHNQRDVHMSMMHRLNPTNPLRIVINSNTRAATPPPPSRFSHGSNNIRVGATPSPPHFSHTPPHSQPRSTPNPQPSITTLNSRKYTNKISLFLFLLHMVAAIGLVGFLIFKGVQGLIEASDNRVKRAEKRVLKFFLPQVEAASLLSITLAFAWQKAVRVWPKFFVHFILWTTFLMSLSAGILLICFQKPASDGVGVCFIAFAIGNGLYACWITQRIGFCSKILIKSLEPVSKFPDLNQPTYWMLGVGFLWMSLWNLAVIGALNFYFTPLMIVLLVLSLAWTAEVMRNVANITVSRVISLYYLRGMQSNTKFCFQRALSKSLGSACFGSLFVPAIEALRIVARALNLLEGEDEFMFSCAHCCLRVMESIFRYGNGWAFVQTRIAMALPHACVGSYLVCYAENPDNRLFDSTIKDRLALMKSGRDVAILTPRVPRRFAAR; the protein is encoded by the exons ATGGGTGCTGCAGAGCCT GTggtggagagagaaagtgaagaagttgAGGTGAGAGGGGAAAATGgggagaagaaggaagagggggaagagagagatgttgAGAAAGGTGAGGAGGTGGGTTTTGAATATGAAGAACAAGCGGTGGCTGCAGAGAGCAACACCAATGATGACCATAATCAGAGAGATGTTCATATGTCAATGATGCATAGGCTAAATCCTACAAACCCTTTGAGAATCGTCATCAATAGTAACACCAGAGCTGCAACTCCACCTCCTCCTTCTCGGTTCTCTCATGGAAGTAATAATATCAGAGTTGGTGCTACTCCATCTCCTCCTCACTTCTCTCATACTCCCCCGCATTCTCAGCCTCGTTCTACACCAAACCCACAA CCATCTATTACAACACTGAATTCAAGAAAATACACCAACAAGATATCTCTGTTCCTGTTCCTTCTACACATGGTTGCAGCTATTGGGCTTGTTGGTTTTCTTATATTCAAGGGAGTTCAGGGGCTGATAGAAGCATCTGACAACAGAGTTAAGAGAGCAGAGAAAAGagttttaaagttttttcTACCACAAGTTGAAGCTGCATCTCTTTTAAGCATTACCCTTGCATTTGCATGGCAAAAGGCAGTGAGGGTGTGGCctaaattttttgttcatttcatATTATGGACCACTTTTCTCATGTCTCTGTCTGCTGGAATTCTACTAATTTGCTTCCAAAAGCCTGCCAGTGATGGCGTTGGGGTCTGTTTTATTGCTTTTGCAATAGGCAATGGCTTATACGCTTGTTGGATCACGCAGCGGATTGGATTTTGTAGCAAGATATTGATCAAATCGCTCGAACCAGTATCAAAGTTCCCTGATTTGAATCAACCTACTTATTGGATGCTTGGGGTTGGATTTTTGTGGATGTCCCTATGGAATCTAGCAGTAATTGGAGCTCTGAATTTCTATTTTACCCCACTGATGATAGTGTTGCTGGTATTGAGCTTGGCTTGGACAGCCGAAGTAATGAGGAATGTGGCAAATATAACCGTGAGTAGGGTTATTTCTCTGTATTATCTCAGAGGAATGCAATCTAACACTAAATTTTGCTTTCAAAGAGCCTTGAGTAAAAGTCTTGGAAGTGCATGCTTTGGATCTCTCTTTGTGCCTGCAATTGAAGCCCTGAGAATTGTTGCTCGAGCCTTAAATTTACTTGAGGGAGAAGATGAGTTCATGTTTTCTTGTGCACATTGCTGTCTCAGAGTCATGGAGTCCATCTTCAGATATGGCAATGGCTGGGCCTTTGTACAG ACCAGGATAGCCATGGCACTACCACATGCTTGTGTAGGTAGTTACCTTGTTTGCTATGCAGAGAACCCAGACAACAGATTATTTGACAGCACAATTAAGGATCGTCTGGCTTTGATGAAATCTGGTCGAGATGTAGCCATCCTCACACCTCGAGTACCCCGCAGGTTTGCAGCAAGGTAA
- the LOC117619334 gene encoding N-terminal acetyltransferase A complex catalytic subunit NAA10 has translation MVCIRKATIDDLLAMQACNLFCLPENYQMKYYLYHILSWPQLLYVAEDYNGRIVGYVLAKMEEESNECHGHITSLAVLRTHRKLGLATKLMSAAQNAMEQVFAAEYVSLHVRKSNRAAFNLYTETLGYKIHDVEAKYYADGEDAYDMRKELKGKKVHGHSHGHGHGHGHGHAHHHHHHHHHEHGGGCCSGEAVKPEKTEAKKVERGNAKAEARAG, from the coding sequence ATGGTGTGCATACGCAAGGCCACCATAGACGACCTCCTGGCCATGCAAGCCTGCAACCTCTTCTGCCTCCCAGAGAACTACCAGATGAAATACTACCTCTACCACATCCTCTCATGGCCTCAGCTCCTCTACGTCGCTGAAGACTACAACGGTCGCATCGTCGGCTACGTCCTAGCCAAGATGGAAGAGGAGAGCAACGAGTGCCATGGCCACATCACCTCCCTCGCCGTGCTCCGAACCCACCGCAAACTCGGCCTCGCCACTAAGCTCATGAGCGCGGCCCAGAACGCCATGGAACAGGTGTTTGCAGCTGAGTACGTCTCGCTTCATGTGAGGAAGAGCAATCGGGCCGCTTTCAACTTGTATACGGAGACTTTGGGGTATAAGATTCATGATGTTGAAGCTAAGTACTATGCCGATGGGGAAGATGCGTATGATATGAGGAAGGAGCTGAAGGGGAAGAAGGTACATGGACATAGTCATGGACATGGTCATGGGCATGGGCATGGGCATGcgcatcatcatcaccatcatcaccatcatgaACATGGTGGTGGGTGTTGTTCGGGGGAGGCAGTGAAGCCGGAAAAGACAGAGGCGAAAAAGGTGGAGAGAGGGAATGCGAAGGCGGAGGCAAGAGCGGgatga
- the LOC117618758 gene encoding protein PNS1 isoform X1, with product MGAAEPVVERESEEVEVRGENGEKKEEGEERDVEKGEEVGFEYEEQAVAAESNTNDDHNQRDVHMSMMHRLNPTNPLRIVINSNTRAATPPPPSRFSHGSNNIRVGATPSPPHFSHTPPHSQPRSTPNPQPSITTLNSRKYTNKISLFLFLLHMVAAIGLVGFLIFKGVQGLIEASDNRVKRAEKRVLKFFLPQVEAASLLSITLAFAWQKAVRVWPKFFVHFILWTTFLMSLSAGILLICFQKPASDGVGVCFIAFAIGNGLYACWITQRIGFCSKILIKSLEPVSKFPDLNQPTYWMLGVGFLWMSLWNLAVIGALNFYFTPLMIVLLVLSLAWTAEVMRNVANITVSRVISLYYLRGMQSNTKFCFQRALSKSLGSACFGSLFVPAIEALRIVARALNLLEGEDEFMFSCAHCCLRVMESIFRYGNGWAFVQIAAYGKGFVKASQDTWELFERQEMEQIVDSDITSSICFLTGVCSGSMCVIVVAAWTATVHQSFTATISLLAFFIGYLMTRIAMALPHACVGSYLVCYAENPDNRLFDSTIKDRLALMKSGRDVAILTPRVPRRFAAR from the exons ATGGGTGCTGCAGAGCCT GTggtggagagagaaagtgaagaagttgAGGTGAGAGGGGAAAATGgggagaagaaggaagagggggaagagagagatgttgAGAAAGGTGAGGAGGTGGGTTTTGAATATGAAGAACAAGCGGTGGCTGCAGAGAGCAACACCAATGATGACCATAATCAGAGAGATGTTCATATGTCAATGATGCATAGGCTAAATCCTACAAACCCTTTGAGAATCGTCATCAATAGTAACACCAGAGCTGCAACTCCACCTCCTCCTTCTCGGTTCTCTCATGGAAGTAATAATATCAGAGTTGGTGCTACTCCATCTCCTCCTCACTTCTCTCATACTCCCCCGCATTCTCAGCCTCGTTCTACACCAAACCCACAA CCATCTATTACAACACTGAATTCAAGAAAATACACCAACAAGATATCTCTGTTCCTGTTCCTTCTACACATGGTTGCAGCTATTGGGCTTGTTGGTTTTCTTATATTCAAGGGAGTTCAGGGGCTGATAGAAGCATCTGACAACAGAGTTAAGAGAGCAGAGAAAAGagttttaaagttttttcTACCACAAGTTGAAGCTGCATCTCTTTTAAGCATTACCCTTGCATTTGCATGGCAAAAGGCAGTGAGGGTGTGGCctaaattttttgttcatttcatATTATGGACCACTTTTCTCATGTCTCTGTCTGCTGGAATTCTACTAATTTGCTTCCAAAAGCCTGCCAGTGATGGCGTTGGGGTCTGTTTTATTGCTTTTGCAATAGGCAATGGCTTATACGCTTGTTGGATCACGCAGCGGATTGGATTTTGTAGCAAGATATTGATCAAATCGCTCGAACCAGTATCAAAGTTCCCTGATTTGAATCAACCTACTTATTGGATGCTTGGGGTTGGATTTTTGTGGATGTCCCTATGGAATCTAGCAGTAATTGGAGCTCTGAATTTCTATTTTACCCCACTGATGATAGTGTTGCTGGTATTGAGCTTGGCTTGGACAGCCGAAGTAATGAGGAATGTGGCAAATATAACCGTGAGTAGGGTTATTTCTCTGTATTATCTCAGAGGAATGCAATCTAACACTAAATTTTGCTTTCAAAGAGCCTTGAGTAAAAGTCTTGGAAGTGCATGCTTTGGATCTCTCTTTGTGCCTGCAATTGAAGCCCTGAGAATTGTTGCTCGAGCCTTAAATTTACTTGAGGGAGAAGATGAGTTCATGTTTTCTTGTGCACATTGCTGTCTCAGAGTCATGGAGTCCATCTTCAGATATGGCAATGGCTGGGCCTTTGTACAG ATAGCAGCATATGGGAAGGGTTTTGTGAAGGCATCACAAGACACTTGGGAGCTCTTTGAAAGACAAGAAATGGAACAAATTGTTGATTCGGATATTACCAGCTCAATCTGCTTCTTAACCGGCGTCTGCAGTGGCTCTATGTGTGTCATAGTTGTGGCTGCTTGGACCGCCACGGTGCACCAAAGTTTTACAGCCACCATTTCCCTCCTTGCATTCTTCATTGGATACCTTATG ACCAGGATAGCCATGGCACTACCACATGCTTGTGTAGGTAGTTACCTTGTTTGCTATGCAGAGAACCCAGACAACAGATTATTTGACAGCACAATTAAGGATCGTCTGGCTTTGATGAAATCTGGTCGAGATGTAGCCATCCTCACACCTCGAGTACCCCGCAGGTTTGCAGCAAGGTAA
- the LOC117618942 gene encoding uncharacterized protein LOC117618942, whose amino-acid sequence MTQKGKLFKGQQKKKTIPPSRHGKITQTRKGKRVIKPSKISSDMDADREITKFINQCNEVKAATAANKEGGQLSIVKTPQDSGSNAKQQ is encoded by the exons ATGACGCAGAAAGGGAAGCTATTCAAAGGccagcagaagaagaaaacgaTTCCTCCCAGCCGCCATGGAAAAATCACTCAAACTCGCAAAGGGAAGCGAGTAATCAAACCTTCTAAAATCAGCAGTGATATGGATGCCGATCGT GAGATAACAAAATTCATAAACCAGTGCAATGAGGTGAAGGCCGCCACTGCTGCAAACAAGGAAGGTGGCCAATTAAGCATTGTCAAAACACCTCAAGACTCTGGTAGTAACGCAAAGCAACAGTAG